aacttttaaGTATATTAATGTGACATAagaaattttgattaataatttcataaaaagttATAGTAAGAAATtgtctaaaaaaattatagatattaaattaattttatacttaaaaGGATATTATTTAGTGATTAATATATACTAAAATTGTTAAACTATCCTTATTAGTTATTGTTCATTAACTTCActcaattatttatttgtacATTAAATCTTTGTAATGTCAAAAAAACGGAAGGagtgatttaatttattaaaaaaaagaaaaaaatataagacaGGGACATAAAAAGTCTATCTTATGGTATAAaccaaattattttcaaattcaaataattatattcttTTCAAATAAGatcaaacattttaatttttataataatgtcCAAATTTGAAAGACCTTTTTATTTATGtccaaaattttgaattttattgcttatattaaatattttgtgttttttattaattgtgaccaaatttttatagtaatcctttttaaaatattttaactcttaaatttatttttatttcataaaactttaaaaaatcaaaattgaaggatgtaaaacattttcaaaattcaGCCCCAATAGATAAAGAAtgtaaaagtttagattttaagaaaaataaaactctaaattttatatacaattacaataaaattttcaaaataaaataaaattaaaaatattaaaagatcaatcagaattaataaaatacgcaaaaataaaattttaaaataattacccTAATATCACTAGATTTCACATTTTACAAAATATTCTTATTTCTATTGACGATgtgtaaaattataataaatatataataaatatttttagattttaataactatattataattttaccatcattttaataCTTCTTCtgtcccatttaaaaaaaacatatcccatttttataTGTCTCATCTAAAAAGGCTATATTATGTTTTCTCCAGGGGCGGAATTAGGGAGGGTCGAAGAGGGTCGGCTGACCCACCTCGccgggaaaaaaattaaaaaaaaaataaaaaaaaatcggtTTTTTTcttgtaggggcggttataaccgcccctagaaACTGCCCTACATGTGTTAGGGGCGGTTTTAGCTTGCAAGAGCGGTTAAAACCGCCCCTAGAACTATAAATTAATAGATTTGCATGTATTTACTGCCGTTCTATTTTTCTAAATAGACGGATGTAAAATTTCGATCCTTCTAAGTTGGAGTCCTGGTTCCGCTACTGGTTTTCTCTGTCAATTTATAGTAAATTTtcgtttttatctttttagttattttaaaatacatcAAACATCATTCAATTAACAAGACATATATTCTATTAGTAATTGAGGTTGTACTAATTAATAGGGATATACAtgataaaatattgttttattttattaaacttaatGCAAAACTCGGCCATTTTAAACAATACGGAgagagtaaattattataatttaattaatttaatttatagataATGTGATAAActtgatatatataaaaatctcTCATCGTCCGGGTCTTTATAAAACATCTTTTATAAGAGTTTACTACTTTTAAATTGTAAAGTTACCTTATATGGTATAGGTTAGagttttcaaaatcaaacatgCCGTCAAGTAGAACACATGTTCATATCAACTGGTAgggataattattaaaaaaatagagatgttataataattatgaaatataaaattgtaaattatgtCATATGTGACAGATGTTATAATAATTAGCTCTTCTTTTTTGGTAAGTCCACCCGTTTTTTAAGGTTTCGTCCTGACTAAttcggatccgacccgcgtcgtgCACTtgacatggtgggtgagtctgccagtgggaattttctgcattcacaaaaACTCGAACCTGATACCTTACTTAAccgatatcaagccgcttaccatTTGGATCAACCtccattaattaataattagctCTTTTAATAACATATAAGATAAGAAcaaattttctatatataattgtaaatcaatttaaattcattttataattttctttatcTTCTGAATGAAAGTTAGAGTAATAATTTATAACTTacctatttaattttataactttccGTACATGTTAAAATTGCATTCATCCAATTACCATCCAAAAGTGTACatctcaaaaactaaaaaataatacatGCATTCTATGATTGTCATGTCAGACGGTATAAAAAATGGATTATAAAAGATGTGATATATATAGCATTATTCTGAAAGTTAATATGACTTATTAAGATTTCTTACTATCTGAGGTGATTTAGAAGGATTGTATTGTTAAAAATAGTTGTTgtgataagaaaattaaaaacaaatgtttGTGATTATCTGCCATGTCAAAATTGATGATAAGAGTGTGAAAACTTATAGTTTTCTTTTTATTCCAAGGGCCACGCTATATGCGAATAATGTTTTTTGCATATcattttttctatatatttcTAAATCAATAACCTAAAATATTGAgttgaatatttttaatgttttagacccgctTCAGATGTATTTTGGATGTTGCATTGATAATTTTGTTGGAATTGGGGACTAGTTAAGCGGGTGTTTGGCCATGGTTTGAATTTGAACAAAAGTTGTTCGACTCATAacgaatttaaatatttaaggcTAATGGTCAAAACAATAGTTGTTagctataattaaattatactcaaattaaatttggaatctttaaaaagttgagagataaatgaaaaaattaaaaaattaagtattattttgaATGATTGTGATTATATTAATGGTATCTTTCATCATCACACTAAAGCATACatgttttcaattttaaaactatTGGGGGGAAGCACATGTGGTATGGGAATCGATATGAATCCAGTTGGGGAACCATATGTGTCATTCCAATTGATACCAACAGATACGAAAATATTCACCGTAtcctttaaataaaattatggatcctaaattactaataagtaacatataatttttttgatagatCACGTTATTCGTCAGATGaccaattatattattatacattattaaaataagagttaatgtcataaaaattcactaacttgatatgttttttcattttaatcacacagtttaaattttctaattttcatgcacgaactatcactttttctcaaattcatacacgatgcTGAGGTATCACGGCTGCATTGGCGTAATTCGCTAAGGCGGATGTTATTTTATATCAATGAATGAGTGTtatctcagcaccgtgcatgaatttgagaaaaagtggtagtttgtgcatgaaaatgagaaaatttaaattgcgtcattaaaatgagaaaacgtgtaaagttcgtgatttctTTTGACGTTAACCCTTAAAATAATaatgtaatattattattaaaatcttTACACAGTTATTATACATTAGTTATAATAATGATTTTAATAATGTGTTACAATGTGATTGGTTtaatctacggatgacgtgatagactaaTACTTACAAATTTCTCGGACAGAACATTTTCATTCACAAAACTCATTTTAAGTTCTTTGCACTGTACATCTCTTCCGCTGATTCCATATATTTTATTCGATTTACAATATTTATCGTTTTAGAAAAAGAACAATCGGtccataaattatattattttacaatattaagatgatattttttttatatatgtttgtccTTGATTGACTCAATAATGAATGAATATAACTataaatatcaataaattttaaaaggattAATATCATAAGAGTTCATcaactttacatattttttcaatttaatcacgctTTTTTAAACTTATCATGAAAAAACATCAACTTCCGTTTTTTTTTCCAGATCCATACACGATACTGATGTGGCTCCCATTCATTTGTGTAATTTTCCGAGGTGTATGTCactttacaccaatgaatgagtgttaTATCCACCTATAATTAACATCAagcatttgtttttttttcatggtGATTCTTTTTATGGTGAGGTTGCTGCTAATTTGAGGTTGAATTTTTTCTACCCTAACGGAAATGATGCGGTTACGGAGACGGAGTTTAAGTTTATGAAAAAAAAGAGCCCAAAATGCAGTTTTGTAATTCTGCCAAAGTTGGAGGTGTGCGATTTGAGCGGTTGCAAAGCCTAAATTTATTGGAAGGGACAACGATTGATACACATCAGTTTTGATCATTGACCTACATAGCTTTTGGGTCAAATTCCTTCATTCAGAGTTTTTAAAATGGCGTTTTTGTAATTTCAACATATTTTTAGACtttggcttaattatttaaaaaccacccatcttgaacttttttttcgtttataccctgacttaggaaaaagttcatcTATACCCTggcgtatgtgtttatgtttcacctctaccccgaggcactaaattaacctcttttcatttaaaaaaagtttaaaatagtcctttatttagagaaaaattcatttctaattaatctctaattagtttaggttaaaaatgaaaaactgttttaaacttttttcttaatgaaaagaggttaatttagtgccttcgggtagaggtgaaaaataaatacatacatcagggtataaatgaattttttcctaggtcgtggtataaacgaaaaaaaagttcaagttgagtggtttttaagtaattaaaccttagactttttgtttaatttctttttataccGATTTaggatttttgttttattttaatatttaaacaattTGATGAGTTGCAGGATGACcgttttttatgtttatgaaaCAATTTTACTATTTTCCGCAAATATCAGTatataattattgatatttttaatgcTTATATTCTAGTATTCTACTTTTAATCAatagaatttataatttaattgccGAAATTATTTGATAGTCAacggtttttaatttatttttatgtttatttatgatAACAATATTCTAATTTATGAATCCTCTACAAGCGTATGAGCATCTGCAACAGAGAatcttttaattgttatttaacttttttatcattaatttttccaCATGACTAACGCACCATTAATTTGTTGCACAGAGAGGTGGCACAATAATTAtgtataataattaatcaatgaATAATCACTATATGAGAAAACCCCAAGACGCAGGTGTTGGTAGAGTGTTCTCCTGACTTGAATGAGGTCATAGGTTTACTATGCTCATGTATgtagccgtttaaaatttgaggttAGAGCTTTACTTTCCGTAAGGAATCTATCCGGCTTGAGTGGGGATCAGCCTGCCCGTAGAAGGATGAAAACTGCCGTTTCAtagttgaaatattttcaagaaACTTTATTGTCAAACCAACAaaacaaatatatgaaaaaccatcagaaacaaaaacaaaattgtaaTCATGCACAAAACGACATTATTTGAATATGCATGCACACACCATAAAGTATCTCACACAAATATAAAACAATCCAAAGAAATAAGGGGATTATCAATATCTTCTTCCATAGGAGTTACTTCACTATCATATTGACCTACTGCTTCTTCCACTGCAACTTCATCAATTTTCGATCTTATACGATGAACACAAGTCTCTCTGTTAATCTTCAGACAAGACTGAACCTGTCTACGATGACTCGAATTGAAGCATGGGCTAACCGGCTTGATCATCGAATAATTCTCCTTTCTGTAAGACGAAGAGAAAGAATTGTAATTGTTTGTTGCATTTACCTTCAAATTGTTAACCATTCGTTTGGAACAATTTTCTCCGGTGCTAAACCGTCTACTGAGAGGTGGTGACCTCAATGATCTATACTGCGGAGAATGATATGGAGGATAAACTACCCTTTCCGATTCTCTTCGAAAGCTTTTCTGTCGATTTATAATTGGAGTAGGTGAGTTAGAGCGAACTCGTTTTTGAAGTTTCTTTTGCGGGATTGAGTGTGTCCCGTGTGCCACAGCTTCATAGTCCGATTTTCGGACATGTACAGCATTTGGTGGAACAAGTTGAGAATATTCTTTGATTGAATTGATACGAACTATGTGTGGATTTTCTTTAACACAAGACCATAAAAACTCGTTGGAGAATGACCGGTCTTTCGGGATCAAGATCGACGATGATCCCGTAGATAGCAACGAACATGAACTAATTGTGCTAGTACTAGTACTAGTAGTAGGTGAAGGAGAAGAAGGGGAAGGGGAAATTTTATTAGACGAACAAGATTCGGGATTAATAATTGAGATAATTTTAGGAGTTTTTAAAGATTGTTGAGAGATTACAAGCTTGTCTTCAAGAATATTATTATGATTGGAATAGTGTGGAAGATTGTAGTGTTTCTTGGGTTTGCATTTGCTAATGCAGCAACCCATTTCTTGAAAAGATTTTGAAATGGTTTTAAAGAAAATGGAATGGGATTTTTATATAAGTGTAGGTAATTGAATCTTGAAAATTTGAGGGAAAAGTAAAGATTTTGCTTTGGCCTTTTCTTTCTGTGCTTCTTTTGCAggtattttgaatttgatttgcCGGGTAAAGTAATATTGAATGATCCGTTGTGTAACGGTTGAAAGGAAGGTAATGATAATGCTTATAATAAAATGGGTAAGCCTGCCGCCACCAATTGTAGGACCTTTTCTCCACTTATATTCCTGCGatgaaaaaacaataaaatattaaggaTAATCAATAATGggctaaaaaaatcaaagattgttttaattatagcaCAACTTTTCGTGTTTTTCTACTTAAGTACAAACTACAATGACGTTATTTTAGTCATCCACACGGCAAAAAATcgacattatttttataaaaaaataaagcataaaattcTAACCGAGATAAAGAATGAAATGGTTATGCTAAAAGATGAGACAAATTGGAGTTAATgttcaaaatgaaaaaactcgaaagGTGTGATATATGGTGATATTAACCCTTTTAATTATCTATAGaattaaattttcatataaaGGAATTTAAATTAAGTATATAGACATAGTCTAAAACTTAACATAAGTATTTAAAgcataaaaaattgaaagatttatagaattaaagaattataaatttttttttaatttttttaattttttttaatttttaataacattATCTTTTTagtagaaatttaaaaatgatttaataaaaaaattataaaatacaaaatttaaaaaaaaataaacagaaaCATACAATTGTACGGATAAAATGCTACtaattaatattatcaaaaCAAATAAGACAAAGTAAGTGTAAAAATTTTGGgacaataacaaaaaataacacCTAAAACaacttaaatttttgaaaatacatTTTCTTAAAAAAGATTTATTCAACACCTAAAACAATTTCACTCAATATATAAATCTTTTTCTTTATCCATCACGTATCAAAGATATTGAATATGCATGTATCGTTAATGTTTTTTGaagtatcaaatatatatcgatgatgtattttttatagataaaataaggataaaatgtaaaagaattttaattttgttatatgaaagtaaaaaatttggaatttaaacattttttaaaaataatttagaatatttttaaaaaaattaagtaatatttttagataattttatatttgaccTTACAAAATTAAGCCTTGTGAAATGGGTGAACCAAAGCCCACTGCCTAATATGGAAGTGAACCAGAGACAGTCCAAGCCTCCAAGGCCTAGCTCGACAATAATTTTAGGGCTTCTCGCAAAATTGCCCTAAAAATCAAagaagtttataaaaatattaaataggcTCATTTATTACACTCTTACCAAaatatagaaaagaaaaaaacattttatacacTACGAGTTAAACAATTGACATATCACCTTTGTCATAAAAACATGTCAGACCTAAAAAAAGTGTGCTGACGCTCACATCAGACCTAGGTCAGCAGGCGTTAGTTCCGCCAATATATTTTATGTGCTCCCTGGGTCCGGATAGAATTGTCCATTTTACCTTTATCATATAGTTtaaaaaagcaattattgtttataggttttgtaaatttttctttactttttttatcataCCTCTATTTAATATAGAGACCACtagcaatttatttttactttatttattagtggattttaaataggggtaatatgagaaaattgaatgtaaaagttggttattttttaaaaatggacaagagttttgggacaaaaaaatttctcaaagtgaacaactctattaggacggagagagtattatttatatattttttttatatacatgTCGCATTAAAGAGCATGTATCAAACAGGGGCGGATCCATGTATATTAGggtggggtccatggacccATCCTTTTTTTGGGGAAAAAAATTACCTAGACTTACGGAGATAATTAGGTGAAAAGCATTTTTTACTCTAATCCTAACATGCTATCACTTTATAGCCTAAAAATTAAATGTGATAATAAAAATGAATGGATTATGGACAATAGACTATTGTGGTATGAATTGACCGctattaaactttaaaattaaaattcgaaacaatctaattaattcaaaaaaagaactaattaaaacaattattgaggtatgtattttttattaataaatattaaattaaaaaaatttcttcaattaattatttaaatttaatctatttataaatattttttaataaatcatgttaataaactattaaaaaatatataattaataatatgtggttgaataattatttagtagcataaaattaaaaagatgtaTTTGATAGATGAATaatgatttaaattaaaatatgaaaagtcaTTGAGAATAATATTAAAGACATAATTATTTGgatgttatttaatttaaatgttatattttttttagtttaaaatttatatttttttccggTCCTAAAAGTCTTTTATGGCGGAGCCAATTGCGACCGCTGACGATGGAAATTTCCCTTTCATATTGATTAATTGCGACCGGTTTTAGCGACCATTTTTTACTTCGCTAAAAagcaatttttatatatatggaCCCCACCATATAGAATTCCTGAATCCGCCACTGGtatcaaatatttcaaattaaaatttacatagcacattctttaaaattataagcattatatattaaaaacatgTCTATCATTTATTATGTATTATAAACTATgtatctattatatatataaattttatatcaataatatatcaatcaaatacttttaaatgtacagtgatttttttttgttctcttTTATTAAGTTAATCATATTTTTGGACTCGTTGGTCAATAAATTTTATGGTTTATTTTCGTATGCTTTAAGCTTTTTTTAATGGAAATATACCTATTCTAGTTGTTAGTGGGGTTAGCGAGAGTTAATTGTcagtattaaatattttttaaaacagatAATTACAGTCCGAAAGAGTTGGGGTCGAACCCCATCCCCATACACAACAACAAGAGTTTGACCACTAGCCAAGTGTTCAAgtgttatgttttaaaaaattaacagttCTAATTAccttttgaaaaaattaaatattcattttaGTAAGAATTAAAGaactaatttacaatttttataaaaaaaaaaaatcagtttgtaGCAATGTTCAACAGTTGTTCGCCATGATTGAACAATATTTTTCCGCCATTAGAAGGATGCAACTATTTCGATAtgacaaattttcaaatgatggtaatcttgtaatattactatttaaatatataaataagtaataaacaaatttataaaattgtcattgttttaatgacatgtcatttTGTGATAGCTTTAGTCCACGGATATGTAATAATCATCTACTATCATAtaatatcattttatattttagtcaaGAAAGAATTGGGTATATGTCATGCTAATTTCAAGCAAGAATTATTTGCATTAAATACGTCATCTATAAGTGTATCAATTTGAGAGGAGTTTAATCcgtaattatattattttaatttgattaatctttgttgctttaattaatttagtcaaatcaaaatttaagatttaaaataacaagaaaattaTTAACTAACATAAATTATCTTAGAAGCCAATACAATACATAGTCATTAAAGGAAACAAAAAAGAGTAGCCATTCTCTGTAATGTATCATACAAGATCGTAGAACTGTATTCATCTGgtgaaaattcaaaaaaataacacTCGTAGTGTTGCCATTGTCATAATATGTACTGGTGGCtgatctattttatttatatatatttactatAATGGGCAGAAAAAGTTGAAGAGTACCAAACAAAGATTtccttttcaaaaaataataagaaattcTTATTCAGTTCAACTTATGGattttattttccaaaaaattagcattttaacttctattttaattaggaaAGTGActtttctaattaaatatagATAAATAGAATTTTCCTAGTTAATTTGATGAAAACTAcaattatctttttatatttaattagtctTGTTAATTATTAAGAATAATATTGtctttaagttttaattaactaaaatcgGAATATAATTGTTCGGAAAGTTATCAAGTaaactaaacaaataaaatatccaTTCCATTCACGCTAACCTCCTCAACAATTAATTTTCCGAATAGTATGCATTTCTAAAACAAGCGAGGGTAGGTACCCAATTATATGCAGGCAGTACAGAACCAAAGAAAACAAATGGTGAGCGGTTAttgaagaaaaggaaaattatCCGGAAGAAAAAAGTTTAGCACAACCGGTAGCAACGTCGGTGAATATCTGCTTACCCACTCGTCCTCGCTTGGGTGGTTCAAATGGCGTCTCTATCCCAGGACGACCGCCCTGACGACCAGATCCGCTCCCACCAGTATTTCCATTATTAGCTGTTCCAGTTGCGCCGCCGTAGCTAGCGCCGGTGTTTGCTTGACTGCTCATTTTCGTAAAAACTCAGACAAATATCTCACTCAGCAGCAAATAAAAGACAACTAAGCGGGTAGTGGTAGTTTTAAAGGGTATGGGTCAATAATGTAGCTAAAATTAATGGAAGAAAGGGCTAGGATTGAGTGTTTCTCACGTACACGTGTAGAGTGATGGTACTGTATAAACATTATGATGTTCAATGATTTGATGGTATCAGGTGGTATTGGGTAAGGATTTCAAATAAAAGTGTGTGAGCCTGCTCTCTCTTGAAAAACAGTGTGACGTCACTCACTCTAGTGACGTAAGAGAAAAGGATAAG
This region of Mercurialis annua linkage group LG1-X, ddMerAnnu1.2, whole genome shotgun sequence genomic DNA includes:
- the LOC126664641 gene encoding uncharacterized protein LOC126664641 — its product is MGCCISKCKPKKHYNLPHYSNHNNILEDKLVISQQSLKTPKIISIINPESCSSNKISPSPSSPSPTTSTSTSTISSCSLLSTGSSSILIPKDRSFSNEFLWSCVKENPHIVRINSIKEYSQLVPPNAVHVRKSDYEAVAHGTHSIPQKKLQKRVRSNSPTPIINRQKSFRRESERVVYPPYHSPQYRSLRSPPLSRRFSTGENCSKRMVNNLKVNATNNYNSFSSSYRKENYSMIKPVSPCFNSSHRRQVQSCLKINRETCVHRIRSKIDEVAVEEAVGQYDSEVTPMEEDIDNPLISLDCFIFV